GAGTCCGGGACCTGGCTCTTTTTTCTCTAATGTATGGTGCGGGATTAAGGCGAGAGGAAGTTGTCAAGCTTCAGGGGGAAAACTTTAATTTCAACCAGAGGACTTTGCGAATCATTGGCAAGGGCGACAAGGAGCGTGAAGTTCCCCTGCCGGAAGCGGCAGTCGATCATGTTTCAAACTGGCTTAAGGTCCGCGGCAATGATGAGGGAGCGATATTTTGCCGCATCCTTCGCAGCGGCGTTGTTCGCCGGGACATGGGGCTAACTGCTCAAGGCGTCTATCATATCCTTGAAAAACGCTATCTACTTGCAGGTATCGAAAAGTGCAGTCCTCATGATCTAAGGCGCACCTATGCAACAACGTTGATCGATAAGAAAGGCGACATCAACCTGGTGAGAAAGCTTCTCGGGCACAGCAATATAGAAACTACGTCCAAGTACGACAAGAGGGATGAAAAAGAAATGAGGCGTGCAGTGGAAGATTTGTGGATGCCAGTTTGATGTGCTTCCCTCGGGAATCCAGGGAGTTTGCGCAAGTATTTTCTAGAGGGCTACAGACAAAGAAACGGCCTCCTCAAATTGGGGCCGTTTCTTTGTCTGTAATTCTGCTGTCTGATTGTTATTTTTTTCGGGCAGCCCGTGCTTTCGCCAGATTCTCGCCAAGACCCCTTTCCTTTGCCATTTCACGGCGCTTTTCAGAATAATTTTTTGCCGCCAGAGGTTGAGAGCGAGGAATATCGAAACGCTTACGATACTCTGTTGGCTTCATATCATGGGATGTTTTGAGATGACGAGAAAGAGTGGTCATTTCCTTGCCGCAAATCATACAGGTGACCTTATCCTTGCCGAATGCTTTCTTTCGAGATACAACAGGTTCGTTGCTTTGTTCTTTCACCTCTCCTTCCTTCGGTAGTTCTTCGCCCTTTTCAATTGCGGAGAGTGCATCATGAATCTCACGTATTTCTGCGACAAGATCCTCTTTGCTCATCTGCGTGGTTGAAGCATGTGCTGCCACAATCTCGGCCGCCATTTCTAACAAAGTTGCCATTTTTTGTTTCCTCCGAAGAATGTTTTTCGCCCATTTAAGATATTTCGAGAGAAAACTGTATCATGGATTTTATTTTGTTGTAAATTTTATCCTGTCGTTTTCTTTTGAACATTTTAGAAATTTTCGACAATTCCCCTCTTTGAAAATCACCCATCAGACAAGCCAGAGAAAAGCAAACACCAAATAGGGGCCTAAAATGGGTCTTTTTCGAGAGTAGCTTTGACCTTGAGTCGCCCTAAACTTTTCACACTGACGAAATCCCTTCCCGAACGATAAGAAAGCGAGAGGTATTGGAAGATGAGCAAGGCCACAAAAAGCCTGACCCGAAAGCTTGGTGTCCACCTGTTTTTGGTTGCCATGCTTGTGTCTATGTGTGAATACATTTCAGGCTGGATTGCCCACACATTTTCAGCCCCTTATGCAGACTTTGTGCATATAGGGTTGCTTCTTGCCTTCCTGGGGCCAGTTTTTCACTTCATTCTTTTCAGGCCGGTCATTCGAGTTTCAAAAGAGAGAGACCAAGCAGAAGAACAGTTTCGTAAGAGCAAGGAGGACGAGAGGGCTCTGATCGAAGCGATTGAAGAAGGCATCATTCGCATGGACCGCAGAGGGCGCTGCGTTTTTGCCAACAATGCGGCAATCAAAATGCTGGGCTATGAAAAAGAAGAGGACCTTTTAGGGAAAGATATTCACGACACGATTCATCATTCATCAAAGGATGGAGAAAAAATATCCAAAGAAGACTGTTCTGCGCATCAGGT
The genomic region above belongs to Geoalkalibacter subterraneus and contains:
- a CDS encoding MucR family transcriptional regulator; protein product: MATLLEMAAEIVAAHASTTQMSKEDLVAEIREIHDALSAIEKGEELPKEGEVKEQSNEPVVSRKKAFGKDKVTCMICGKEMTTLSRHLKTSHDMKPTEYRKRFDIPRSQPLAAKNYSEKRREMAKERGLGENLAKARAARKK